Proteins found in one Sphingobacteriales bacterium genomic segment:
- a CDS encoding lamin tail domain-containing protein translates to MYSGSTFFPNSKTLLLTLSEPLQNSIIYTININGGIYDCTGNALTTAVAQFAIPSPIEANDVVINEILFNPATGNVDFVELYNRSNKVIDLSSLYIANGVIVFEQLAMDDAELIGGDSYLLFPQEYVVLTTDPALVKQQYNTPNPDHFIQVSLPSYNDDAGIVILSTNQGIFIDWVAYFSSWHYALLDDLNGVSLERISSEATSNSRSNWHSAASSVGYATPAYQNSQKFIGDLNNDDRFTLSENAFSPDGDSNKDYLLLNYEMPEAGYTANITIFDAAGREVRRLVQNDLLAVKGFYQWDGTLSNGEKAGVGMYVVVLETFNLKGDSETFKKAVALTGNLD, encoded by the coding sequence TTGTACAGTGGCAGCACTTTCTTCCCCAATTCCAAAACGCTGCTCCTTACATTATCCGAGCCTTTGCAAAACAGCATCATTTATACTATCAATATCAACGGTGGCATTTATGATTGCACGGGCAATGCGCTCACCACTGCGGTGGCACAATTCGCCATTCCGTCACCCATAGAAGCAAATGATGTGGTAATTAATGAAATATTATTTAATCCTGCTACCGGAAATGTAGATTTTGTAGAGCTTTACAATCGTTCCAATAAAGTAATTGACCTCTCATCTTTGTATATCGCCAATGGTGTAATTGTTTTTGAACAACTCGCTATGGACGATGCAGAACTCATCGGCGGCGATTCATATTTATTGTTTCCGCAAGAATATGTAGTGCTCACTACCGACCCCGCTTTGGTAAAACAACAATACAATACACCCAATCCAGACCATTTTATACAAGTGAGTTTGCCTTCTTATAATGATGATGCGGGTATCGTAATTCTCAGCACCAACCAAGGTATTTTTATTGATTGGGTCGCCTACTTTTCATCTTGGCATTATGCACTTTTAGACGACCTCAACGGCGTTTCTTTGGAGCGTATCAGTTCGGAGGCTACCTCTAACAGCCGCAGCAACTGGCACTCGGCGGCATCTTCGGTGGGATACGCCACGCCCGCATATCAAAATTCGCAGAAATTTATCGGCGACCTCAACAACGACGACCGTTTTACGCTTTCCGAAAATGCTTTTTCGCCCGATGGCGACTCTAATAAAGATTATTTACTGCTCAATTATGAAATGCCCGAAGCCGGTTATACTGCCAATATCACCATTTTTGACGCTGCCGGACGCGAAGTGCGCCGTTTGGTACAAAATGATTTGCTGGCAGTCAAGGGTTTTTATCAATGGGACGGCACTTTGAGCAATGGCGAAAAAGCGGGAGTAGGTATGTATGTAGTGGTTTTGGAAACTTTTAATTTAAAAGGCGACTCGGAAACTTTTAAAAAAGCAGTGGCTCTCACAGGAAATTTAGATTGA
- a CDS encoding lamin tail domain-containing protein, which produces MIQRFFLWILCCFVLSATVQGQMSDNFSDENFTANPAWQGDAEMFTVVSGELRLNAAAAAGTAQLATTALNPNAAAEWNFYVRLGFAPSDNNYCKIYIAADNSDFSQPLNGYFVRIGENGSADGVDFYKQEGSTETLLISSTDGIAATNPVLGVKIIRTAAAEWQLWADAAGGTNYQLQGAATDNSITQADWLGVQCTFTSSNIQKFFFDNFYAGAIIIDTTAPQVVSVSVTGNGTLDILFDEAVQETAAENIVNYATNGGVGAPNSAVVDGGNPALVHLTFNGGFPPNVPLELSINNIADNQGNVAAVFTEPFSYFQAAVAEPFDVLINEIFADYEGAPDVEPVLPAAEFVEIYNRSDKVLDLQNWTFGDASADKTLPAFVVQPNDYIIICAEADASAFASFGKTLALASFPSLNNDGDVLSLKNQNGELIHSVSYNSSWYGDALKENGGWTLEMIDADNPCAEASNWRASVAANGGTPGKVNSVKGTNPDTIAPELVRVGIIDNTTLQLLFDESVSSDAGFSNYTISNSIVQWQHFLPQFQNAAPYIIRAFAKQHHLYYQYQRWHL; this is translated from the coding sequence ATGATACAACGTTTTTTTTTGTGGATATTGTGCTGTTTCGTTTTGTCTGCAACTGTGCAGGGGCAAATGAGTGATAATTTCAGCGATGAAAATTTTACTGCTAATCCCGCTTGGCAAGGCGATGCAGAAATGTTTACGGTAGTTTCCGGTGAGTTGCGACTCAATGCTGCTGCTGCTGCGGGTACGGCTCAATTAGCGACTACCGCTTTGAATCCGAATGCCGCCGCCGAATGGAATTTTTATGTGCGTTTGGGCTTCGCTCCTTCCGATAATAATTATTGCAAAATATATATCGCCGCCGACAACAGCGATTTTAGTCAGCCACTCAACGGCTACTTTGTGCGCATTGGCGAAAATGGCAGTGCCGATGGCGTAGATTTTTATAAGCAGGAAGGCAGCACCGAAACGCTCCTTATCAGCAGCACCGATGGCATTGCTGCCACTAATCCGGTTTTAGGTGTCAAAATTATCCGCACCGCCGCCGCCGAATGGCAGCTATGGGCTGATGCCGCCGGAGGCACTAATTACCAACTGCAAGGTGCTGCCACCGACAACAGCATTACACAGGCTGATTGGTTGGGAGTGCAGTGTACCTTTACCAGTTCCAATATTCAAAAATTCTTTTTTGATAATTTTTATGCCGGAGCAATTATTATAGATACTACTGCACCGCAAGTGGTGAGTGTCAGTGTTACCGGAAACGGCACTTTGGATATTTTGTTTGATGAAGCCGTACAGGAAACTGCTGCCGAAAATATCGTCAACTATGCAACAAACGGAGGTGTGGGCGCACCCAACAGTGCCGTAGTAGATGGGGGTAATCCGGCTTTGGTGCATTTAACTTTCAATGGCGGTTTTCCGCCGAATGTACCTTTAGAGCTGAGTATCAATAATATAGCCGACAATCAAGGCAATGTGGCGGCAGTTTTTACAGAGCCTTTTAGCTATTTTCAGGCAGCAGTCGCCGAACCGTTTGATGTGCTTATCAACGAAATTTTTGCCGATTACGAAGGCGCACCCGATGTAGAGCCGGTATTACCCGCCGCCGAATTTGTTGAAATATACAACCGTTCCGACAAAGTGTTGGATTTACAAAACTGGACTTTCGGCGATGCTTCGGCGGATAAAACACTGCCCGCTTTTGTGGTGCAGCCGAATGATTATATAATAATATGTGCCGAAGCAGATGCTTCCGCTTTTGCAAGTTTCGGAAAAACACTGGCTTTGGCTTCTTTTCCTTCTTTGAATAATGACGGCGATGTATTGAGCCTTAAAAACCAAAATGGCGAACTCATTCACAGTGTTTCGTACAACAGTTCGTGGTATGGCGATGCCCTGAAAGAAAATGGCGGCTGGACTTTGGAAATGATAGATGCGGACAACCCCTGTGCAGAAGCCTCCAACTGGCGGGCATCGGTAGCTGCCAACGGCGGCACACCGGGCAAAGTAAATTCGGTAAAAGGAACTAATCCTGACACGATTGCTCCCGAATTGGTGCGCGTGGGTATAATTGATAATACCACTTTGCAATTATTATTTGACGAATCTGTGAGTTCAGATGCCGGATTTTCCAATTATACCATCAGCAATAGCATTGTACAGTGGCAGCACTTTCTTCCCCAATTCCAAAACGCTGCTCCTTACATTATCCGAGCCTTTGCAAAACAGCATCATTTATACTATCAATATCAACGGTGGCATTTATGA
- a CDS encoding DUF4846 domain-containing protein, whose translation MYILLLFLWCLRTIYADMPVPQDTPTSKHIRPKGTTLQTRIAPPAGFVRAPNDAASFGEYLQNLPLKPHGTYVYHYNGRVKPNNGIYAAVVDMSVGEKDLQQCADAIMRLRAEYFYRHKQYDKINFHFTNGFLAEYSKWRGGYRIQINGNKTNWVLTGYNSNERNKFMDFMELVFIYAGTLSLQKEMKPVADISNLQIGDVWIQGGSPGHAVLVADVAKNPANGETLFLLIQSYMPAQDIQVLQNPNNAALSPWYSLQQIKEQLKTPEWTFTKKDLYRF comes from the coding sequence ATGTATATTTTATTGTTGTTTTTGTGGTGCTTACGCACAATATATGCAGATATGCCCGTGCCACAAGATACACCGACTTCAAAACATATACGCCCCAAAGGCACCACCCTCCAAACGCGTATTGCGCCGCCTGCGGGTTTTGTACGAGCCCCAAATGATGCCGCCTCTTTCGGCGAGTATCTCCAAAATCTTCCCCTCAAACCACACGGAACGTATGTGTATCATTACAACGGTCGCGTAAAACCCAACAACGGAATTTATGCTGCAGTAGTAGATATGTCGGTGGGCGAAAAAGATCTGCAACAATGCGCCGATGCCATTATGCGCCTGCGTGCCGAATATTTTTACCGCCACAAACAATATGATAAAATCAACTTTCATTTCACCAATGGCTTTTTGGCAGAATATTCCAAATGGCGCGGCGGCTACCGCATTCAAATCAACGGCAACAAAACCAATTGGGTACTCACCGGCTACAACTCCAACGAGCGCAATAAGTTTATGGATTTTATGGAGTTGGTATTTATATATGCCGGCACTTTATCGCTGCAAAAAGAAATGAAACCCGTTGCCGACATCAGCAACTTGCAAATCGGCGATGTGTGGATACAGGGCGGTTCGCCCGGACACGCTGTGCTGGTAGCCGATGTTGCCAAAAACCCTGCAAATGGCGAAACCCTCTTTTTGCTGATACAAAGCTATATGCCCGCACAGGATATTCAAGTGCTTCAAAATCCCAACAATGCCGCCCTCAGCCCTTGGTACAGCTTGCAGCAAATTAAGGAGCAGCTTAAAACACCTGAGTGGACATTTACCAAAAAAGATTTGTATCGCTTCTGA
- a CDS encoding gliding motility-associated C-terminal domain-containing protein: protein MAVIVPDVFADAGADTYFCLNKPNDSIQLQASGGDIYHWSPETGLSNPNIANPLAAPAQPTSYVVEVSNNDNSCSYKDSVFVNVFLCDDGGPDWVLIDSTVTPIIISVVDTLYDTTNVNTDIEIILPDTEDPDEGDFATITALDPANGSVIVINNNLIYTPDSTFVGIDEVTVIACDQIIPIECDTLQIVVVVLPDTNTPPIISIDGGNTPVSSVQLITNPDSTVLVCFNIYDLQDDDFNFVLTDDPTQGEVIITEDGYCISYTANPTFLGTDTLVVTSCDELGNCNSTSVLINIVPVSFYPSVESVVDTIFQGTATTTCFQVIEPNGDDFNTNIFVGPENGLVALLNDTCIQYFANPNFVGNDTIVVQVCDDNGFCSYADIIYVVVDELVLHDDYAATPFNTPIQTAVTDNDAFPAIDTLYISVSPVYGAAVINTDTTLTYIPNPDFSGTDSLTYTLCSGGLGCETAQVFIDVIAPILPPVAVNDTISLLVNSNQTVLPVLVNDTIADDTVPSIFILDEPENGTMSVFTTYLLYTPDADFIGNDTIVYLLCIENGTLCDVATVYISVSDSDAPPCTLHISNAFSPNNDGYNDTFIIPALLTCPQQFSDNELTIYNRWGNVVYRKKNYGTDALWWNGTYMESGEPLPDGTYFYLLDIKELNKDDDPRSSLELFR, encoded by the coding sequence GTGGCGGTGATAGTGCCTGATGTATTTGCCGATGCAGGGGCAGATACTTATTTTTGCCTCAATAAACCCAACGACAGTATTCAGTTGCAAGCCTCCGGCGGCGATATTTATCATTGGTCGCCCGAAACAGGACTGAGCAACCCCAATATTGCCAATCCTTTGGCAGCACCCGCGCAGCCTACTTCTTATGTGGTAGAAGTGAGTAATAACGATAATAGTTGTTCTTATAAAGATTCGGTTTTTGTAAATGTGTTTTTGTGCGATGATGGCGGACCAGACTGGGTATTGATTGACAGTACAGTTACGCCGATTATTATTTCGGTGGTGGATACTTTGTATGATACTACTAATGTCAATACCGATATTGAAATTATTTTGCCCGATACCGAAGACCCAGACGAGGGCGATTTTGCTACCATCACCGCCTTGGATCCGGCAAATGGCTCGGTGATTGTTATCAACAACAACTTAATCTATACGCCTGACTCAACTTTTGTGGGTATTGATGAGGTGACTGTCATTGCCTGCGACCAAATTATCCCTATTGAATGTGATACTTTACAGATTGTTGTTGTGGTGCTGCCCGACACTAATACGCCGCCTATCATTAGCATAGATGGCGGCAATACGCCGGTTTCGTCGGTACAATTGATTACCAATCCCGACTCAACGGTTTTGGTGTGTTTTAATATTTATGATTTGCAAGATGATGATTTCAACTTTGTACTTACCGATGATCCCACTCAGGGAGAAGTAATCATTACCGAAGACGGCTATTGTATCAGCTACACGGCAAATCCTACCTTCTTGGGTACGGATACGCTCGTCGTCACTTCCTGCGATGAATTGGGCAACTGCAACTCTACGAGTGTGCTCATTAATATAGTGCCTGTTTCTTTTTATCCTTCTGTTGAAAGCGTAGTTGATACCATTTTCCAAGGTACGGCAACCACTACTTGTTTTCAAGTAATAGAGCCTAACGGCGATGATTTCAATACCAATATCTTTGTCGGTCCCGAAAATGGTTTGGTGGCTTTGCTCAACGATACCTGTATTCAATACTTCGCCAATCCCAACTTTGTGGGCAACGACACTATTGTGGTGCAGGTATGCGATGATAATGGCTTTTGTTCTTATGCCGATATTATATATGTGGTAGTGGACGAATTGGTATTGCACGATGATTATGCCGCCACGCCTTTCAATACACCCATACAAACCGCTGTTACCGATAATGACGCTTTTCCTGCCATTGATACCCTTTATATTTCTGTTTCGCCTGTATATGGCGCAGCAGTTATAAACACCGATACCACGCTTACTTATATTCCCAATCCCGATTTTTCGGGAACAGATAGCCTTACTTACACGCTTTGTTCGGGTGGGCTGGGCTGCGAAACAGCACAAGTTTTTATAGATGTAATAGCTCCCATCTTGCCGCCTGTGGCTGTTAATGATACGATTTCTTTATTGGTCAATAGCAACCAAACGGTATTGCCTGTCTTGGTCAATGATACTATTGCAGATGATACAGTTCCTTCTATTTTTATTTTAGATGAGCCTGAAAATGGTACCATGTCGGTATTCACCACTTATCTGCTATATACCCCTGATGCGGATTTTATCGGCAATGATACCATCGTTTATTTATTGTGTATCGAAAACGGCACGCTTTGCGATGTAGCTACTGTTTATATAAGTGTTTCCGACAGCGATGCGCCGCCTTGTACCTTGCATATATCCAATGCTTTTTCGCCTAATAATGACGGCTATAATGATACTTTCATTATTCCGGCTTTACTCACTTGCCCGCAGCAATTCAGCGACAACGAACTCACGATTTATAATCGTTGGGGAAATGTTGTATATCGCAAAAAAAATTACGGAACTGATGCCCTTTGGTGGAATGGTACTTATATGGAAAGTGGAGAGCCTTTGCCTGATGGTACTTATTTTTATTTATTGGATATTAAAGAGCTGAACAAAGATGACGACCCGCGCAGCTCTTTGGAGTTGTTTAGATAA
- a CDS encoding helix-turn-helix domain-containing protein: MKLHKNVSLTPKKRQQIKDLYASGNYTQAELVTQFGVSRKTISKWIHSPSVEDSSTSFARN, from the coding sequence ATGAAACTCCATAAAAATGTAAGCCTGACCCCTAAAAAGCGGCAACAAATCAAGGATTTGTACGCAAGTGGTAATTATACTCAAGCAGAATTAGTCACTCAGTTTGGTGTTTCCCGAAAAACTATTTCAAAATGGATTCATAGTCCGTCAGTTGAAGATAGTAGTACAAGTTTTGCCCGCAATTGA
- a CDS encoding transposase, translating to MHALIPKGKPWKNGFIERSNRTDNENLFNQIRFKDSEERKYYLKLWEMEYNNHRPHQGINNLTPMQKAKEQHPVWYKITMGTI from the coding sequence ATTCACGCGCTAATCCCCAAAGGAAAACCTTGGAAAAACGGTTTCATAGAACGTTCCAACAGAACTGATAATGAAAATCTATTTAATCAAATTCGTTTCAAGGATTCCGAAGAACGTAAATACTATCTCAAATTGTGGGAAATGGAATACAATAACCATCGTCCTCATCAAGGAATCAATAATTTAACTCCTATGCAAAAAGCTAAAGAACAGCACCCAGTTTGGTATAAAATCACAATGGGGACAATTTAA